In Deinococcus ruber, the following are encoded in one genomic region:
- a CDS encoding DUF1206 domain-containing protein gives AGSYLALAIAATVQLPTRGTSAQTRDWTAQLLHLPGGRILVGLIGVAVLAVAANELRLAVTASFMAEMDLSGPGQTRRTMVERVGRVGIAARAVVFAVIGWFFLQAAWKAASAQAGGVKDALDALASSPFGPGLLALIAAGLILYGVYCGVLAVYRRIHIAQGEKRPANS, from the coding sequence GCCGGGTCGTACCTGGCCCTGGCGATCGCCGCGACCGTCCAACTGCCGACCCGCGGCACCAGCGCACAGACACGGGACTGGACCGCGCAGCTGCTGCACCTCCCCGGCGGGCGGATCCTGGTAGGGTTGATCGGCGTGGCGGTGCTGGCGGTGGCAGCCAATGAACTGCGCCTGGCAGTGACCGCGTCGTTCATGGCGGAGATGGACCTGTCCGGCCCCGGTCAGACGCGCCGGACGATGGTGGAGCGGGTTGGCCGGGTGGGGATTGCCGCCCGTGCGGTGGTCTTCGCGGTGATCGGCTGGTTCTTCCTCCAGGCCGCCTGGAAGGCCGCTTCCGCGCAGGCTGGCGGCGTGAAAGACGCCCTGGACGCGCTCGCGTCGAGCCCGTTCGGTCCGGGGCTGTTGGCGCTGATCGCCGCAGGTCTGATCCTGTACGGGGTGTACTGCGGAGTGCTCGCCGTGTACCGCCGAATTCACATTGCCCAGGGAGAGAAGCGCCCGGCGAACAGCTGA
- a CDS encoding MerR family transcriptional regulator, translating into MLTIQDASRRSGLSEPTLRYYEEIGLIGPIAREATSRHRRYGEQDLDTLQGLACLRAMGVSIEDMRTYQANRALGHGAAGQQRDLLLRHVERVEAEIRTLGVHLEYLRAKAQLWDARACGDAAEEAIASQHVQQMIPSLQAVLR; encoded by the coding sequence ATGTTGACCATCCAGGACGCGTCGCGGCGCAGCGGGCTCAGCGAGCCGACTTTACGGTATTACGAAGAGATTGGACTCATCGGGCCGATTGCCCGGGAAGCCACCAGTCGGCACCGCCGCTACGGCGAGCAGGATCTCGACACGCTGCAGGGACTGGCGTGCCTGCGTGCCATGGGCGTGAGCATTGAGGATATGCGTACATACCAGGCCAACCGCGCCCTCGGGCACGGGGCGGCTGGTCAGCAGCGTGACCTGCTGCTGCGCCATGTTGAGCGTGTCGAAGCAGAGATTCGCACGCTGGGGGTACATCTTGAGTACCTGCGGGCCAAAGCGCAGTTGTGGGATGCCCGTGCGTGCGGTGATGCCGCTGAGGAGGCCATCGCCAGTCAGCATGTGCAGCAGATGATCCCCAGCCTCCAGGCGGTGCTGCGATGA
- a CDS encoding NAD-dependent epimerase/dehydratase family protein, giving the protein MSRMLVTGGSGYLATRLIADLLLGGTEVRATVRTTHAAAGVREAVGRAGGDDAGLDLVVASLTADEGWAAAVADVDGIYHLASPMIQADHPDEVVTPARDGTLRVLRAARAADIQRVVMTSSFAAVGYSPKSDRDYTEADWTDPNTPGLAPYPLSKTVAERAAWDFIEQEGADTELVVINPTWVAGPTLTSQVRSSLQVFTAMLNGTMTAVPRQRFGIADVRDVAQLHITAMATPGAAGKRYLALADGPTMTFLEVAQVLRDRLGILAQRVPTVQVPSEEPPALVIHNDRAKQELGFRPRPVEATIVETAESLRDLGLLQMHP; this is encoded by the coding sequence ATGAGCAGGATGTTGGTCACTGGCGGGTCCGGGTACCTCGCCACTCGGCTGATCGCGGACCTGCTGCTCGGTGGAACGGAGGTGCGGGCCACGGTCAGAACCACCCATGCGGCGGCGGGGGTGCGCGAGGCTGTTGGCCGGGCGGGCGGGGACGACGCTGGTCTCGACCTGGTCGTCGCCAGTCTGACCGCTGACGAGGGGTGGGCCGCAGCCGTAGCCGACGTGGACGGGATCTACCATCTGGCGTCGCCGATGATCCAAGCAGATCACCCGGACGAGGTGGTGACGCCTGCGCGCGACGGCACTTTACGCGTCCTGCGCGCTGCACGTGCGGCGGACATCCAGCGCGTGGTCATGACGTCCTCGTTTGCGGCTGTCGGCTACTCTCCCAAGTCTGACCGTGACTACACCGAGGCGGACTGGACCGATCCGAACACGCCGGGGCTCGCCCCTTACCCGCTGTCCAAAACGGTGGCGGAACGCGCTGCCTGGGACTTTATCGAGCAAGAGGGTGCCGACACCGAGTTGGTGGTGATCAATCCGACGTGGGTGGCTGGGCCGACCCTGACCAGCCAGGTGCGCTCGTCGCTCCAGGTATTCACCGCGATGCTCAACGGGACGATGACGGCCGTACCTCGCCAGCGCTTCGGAATTGCAGACGTCCGCGACGTAGCCCAGCTGCACATCACTGCCATGGCCACGCCTGGAGCCGCGGGAAAGCGTTACCTCGCGCTCGCCGATGGCCCAACCATGACCTTCCTGGAGGTGGCCCAAGTGCTACGTGACCGACTTGGGATACTCGCACAGCGCGTTCCCACGGTACAAGTGCCGAGTGAGGAGCCGCCCGCGCTGGTGATCCACAATGACCGTGCCAAGCAGGAGTTAGGGTTTCGACCCCGCCCGGTCGAGGCGACCATCGTCGAGACGGCCGAGAGCCTGCGCGATCTCGGCCTGTTGCAGATGCACCCTTGA
- a CDS encoding VOC family protein — MILNYLSFVVADMARSLEFYRTLGLPVPAQAHLNAAGEPEDHVEVSVNGLRIAWETETLIAQVRAGWTAPTREGRLSVAFDAGSPAGVDAACARVRAEGFTVSADPYDAFWGQRYATLLDPDGNSVDVFAWLAK; from the coding sequence ATGATTCTGAACTACCTGTCCTTCGTGGTGGCCGATATGGCACGTAGTCTGGAGTTCTACCGCACGCTGGGACTGCCGGTGCCAGCGCAGGCCCACCTGAACGCAGCTGGTGAACCCGAAGACCACGTAGAAGTGAGCGTGAACGGGCTAAGGATCGCCTGGGAAACCGAGACGCTGATAGCGCAGGTGAGGGCCGGTTGGACAGCTCCCACCCGCGAAGGACGCCTGAGTGTGGCGTTCGATGCAGGTTCGCCCGCCGGGGTGGACGCGGCGTGTGCGCGGGTGCGGGCAGAAGGCTTCACCGTGAGTGCTGACCCGTACGACGCCTTCTGGGGGCAACGCTACGCCACGCTGCTCGACCCGGACGGCAACAGCGTGGACGTATTCGCGTGGCTGGCGAAGTAG
- a CDS encoding VOC family protein → MNTHLNVVVLHIPEIQRARRYFTDILGFEVAQEHPGNILEFAAAGGAELALMPGEAGRFSADLWLIVPEVDSYHTRLASAGADIVEPLQDGPFGRMFSVLTPDGHRFTFHRGEA, encoded by the coding sequence ATGAACACCCATCTGAACGTCGTCGTGCTGCACATCCCCGAGATTCAGCGTGCCCGCCGTTACTTCACCGATATTCTGGGCTTCGAGGTGGCGCAGGAACATCCCGGCAACATCCTCGAATTCGCGGCAGCGGGCGGAGCCGAACTCGCATTGATGCCGGGCGAGGCAGGCCGCTTCAGCGCCGACCTGTGGCTGATTGTGCCGGAGGTGGACAGCTACCACACCCGGCTTGCCAGCGCTGGCGCGGACATCGTGGAGCCGCTTCAGGACGGTCCCTTCGGGCGCATGTTCAGCGTGCTCACGCCGGACGGTCACCGCTTCACCTTTCACCGTGGAGAGGCATGA
- a CDS encoding helix-turn-helix transcriptional regulator, giving the protein MNRTDRLLALVLALRGDPNTNAGWVRAEELARQFEVSVRTVYRDVLALNEAGVPVLSVPGQGYRLMEGYFLPPLHFTLPEAVMLAFGLDAVQRAFDAEYAGAAADAARKLMAALPDARRAEVQELRTHIHLIEADDDRHTEALRTLRTALLARRAVSFRYHTPREVSERRADPLGLVRLNGVWMLSAFDHVRVARRTFRLDRMDALSLTSLQTTVPAAAPAHSPADEQRHLRVRVRFPAHARRWVRERPNFFQVAEDDPPTGYEVTLTVRVLDDILPWVRSWGRLAKVLEPPELTEQLVQEARALLEEYAQPLLT; this is encoded by the coding sequence ATGAACCGCACAGACCGGCTGCTGGCCCTCGTCCTGGCCCTGCGCGGCGATCCGAACACGAACGCGGGCTGGGTGCGGGCTGAGGAACTGGCGCGGCAGTTCGAGGTGAGCGTGCGAACGGTCTACCGCGACGTGCTGGCGCTGAACGAGGCAGGCGTGCCGGTGCTGAGCGTGCCGGGCCAGGGCTACCGGTTGATGGAGGGGTATTTTCTGCCGCCGCTGCACTTCACCCTCCCCGAGGCAGTGATGCTGGCGTTCGGACTGGACGCGGTGCAGCGGGCCTTCGATGCCGAGTATGCCGGAGCCGCCGCCGATGCCGCCCGCAAGCTGATGGCCGCCCTGCCTGACGCCCGCCGCGCCGAGGTGCAGGAACTGCGCACGCATATTCACCTGATCGAGGCCGATGACGACCGACACACCGAGGCGCTGCGCACCCTGCGAACCGCGCTGCTGGCCCGCCGCGCCGTCAGCTTCCGCTATCACACTCCCCGAGAGGTCAGCGAGCGCCGCGCCGATCCGCTCGGTCTGGTGCGCCTGAACGGTGTCTGGATGCTGAGCGCCTTCGATCATGTCAGGGTAGCGCGGCGTACCTTCCGGCTGGACAGGATGGACGCCTTGAGCCTGACCAGCCTTCAGACCACCGTGCCTGCTGCCGCGCCCGCCCACAGCCCCGCCGACGAGCAGCGGCATCTGCGTGTGCGGGTGCGTTTTCCGGCCCACGCGCGGCGCTGGGTGCGCGAGCGCCCGAACTTCTTTCAGGTCGCGGAGGACGACCCGCCCACAGGATATGAAGTGACCCTGACGGTGCGCGTTCTGGACGACATCCTGCCGTGGGTGCGGTCGTGGGGCCGCCTGGCGAAGGTGCTGGAACCGCCGGAGCTGACCGAGCAACTGGTGCAGGAGGCGCGGGCGCTGCTGGAGGAGTACGCGCAACCGCTCCTGACATAA
- a CDS encoding DoxX family protein, giving the protein MNSMKPEIAAPQERSPMPAQERGGLSWRLHLLELRMIGWWAQHGITLLRLSLGVVFLWFGVQKFFPGLSVAQELATHTISVLSFGRIHPGVSLPLLASWETLIGLGLLSGRFLRVTIVLLLAQMAGTFLPLVFFPHETFKFFPLIPTLEGQYIIKNLVLVSAALVVGATSRGGRLIYDADAAATAENVQSLQQRFRRRFHRDPEAPRKRI; this is encoded by the coding sequence ATGAATTCGATGAAACCGGAGATCGCCGCGCCGCAGGAACGTTCTCCCATGCCCGCACAGGAACGCGGCGGCCTCAGCTGGCGGCTGCATCTGCTGGAACTGCGCATGATCGGCTGGTGGGCTCAGCACGGGATCACCCTGCTGCGGCTTTCCCTGGGTGTGGTGTTTCTCTGGTTCGGGGTCCAGAAGTTCTTCCCGGGTCTCAGCGTCGCGCAGGAACTGGCAACGCACACCATCTCCGTGCTGAGTTTCGGTCGGATTCATCCGGGTGTCAGCCTGCCGCTGCTGGCCAGCTGGGAGACGCTGATCGGGCTGGGATTACTCTCAGGCCGGTTTTTGCGCGTGACCATCGTGTTGCTGCTCGCGCAGATGGCGGGCACGTTTCTGCCGCTGGTATTTTTTCCCCACGAGACCTTCAAGTTCTTCCCGCTAATACCCACCCTCGAAGGGCAGTACATCATCAAGAATCTGGTGCTGGTGTCTGCGGCGCTGGTGGTCGGGGCCACCAGCCGGGGTGGACGCCTGATTTACGATGCCGATGCTGCCGCGACGGCAGAGAACGTGCAGAGCCTTCAGCAACGCTTTCGTCGCCGCTTTCACCGCGATCCCGAGGCCCCGCGCAAACGGATATGA
- a CDS encoding NPCBM/NEW2 domain-containing protein, whose translation MSLRRRTHIPALALGLFTLLAACAQNSSKPATDADANPYANGVTYPWADTPQISSLGIVSGDNDLSALNWTSASSGWGPIERNRSNGEQAANDGHTLTLNGKTYATGLGLHANSTVLYTLGGQCTTLTADVGIDDELKSHGSVVFQVYTDGTKVFDSGTMYATSPTQSLRVNLTGTNELKLVVTDAGDNNWYDHADWAGAKLSCTVGTPAGPPPAASIDVPVSVPASMKASPFDVPRTLKVPPGFAVSVYTRINQARFLAPLPNGDLLVSQPSTGKVLLVRANAAGEGVVSDFATGLTSPHDLVLDTQNGVTWLYVSESNRISRSVYKAGDSSRQAAQTVVGSLPDGSTPELKGAYAHALKNIALDTNHRLYVSVASATNSDPADVTGTFKRAAVYVYNPDGTGGRLFAQGLRNAEGLAVIPGSSALWVIVNNRDNIAYPFHNDWQSDGSGDDYGKVMQSYVDNHPPEEFTSVRDGGNYGWPYCNPNPDAGVDNMPFDRDVQNNADGSKLNCGSIDRISKGIQAHSAPLGLSFLQGSKVPSVYQRGAVAALHGCWNCSKLVGSKVVYFPWTASGTPGTEQDLVSGWVTDAVNKVRWGRPVDVVPDAAGNLLISDDTANAVYKLSPKP comes from the coding sequence ATGTCGCTCCGCCGACGCACGCATATCCCTGCTCTCGCTCTCGGATTGTTCACGCTGCTGGCTGCCTGCGCTCAGAACAGTTCCAAGCCCGCAACAGACGCCGACGCCAATCCGTATGCCAACGGTGTCACGTACCCCTGGGCAGACACGCCGCAGATCAGTTCGCTGGGCATCGTATCGGGCGACAACGACCTGTCGGCCCTGAACTGGACATCGGCCAGCAGCGGCTGGGGGCCTATCGAGCGCAACCGCAGCAACGGCGAGCAGGCGGCGAACGACGGGCACACCCTCACGCTCAACGGGAAGACATACGCCACCGGGCTGGGGCTGCATGCCAATTCGACCGTGCTCTATACGCTGGGCGGGCAATGTACCACCCTGACGGCTGACGTGGGCATCGACGATGAGTTGAAGAGTCACGGCAGCGTCGTCTTTCAGGTGTATACCGACGGAACCAAGGTCTTCGACTCGGGCACGATGTACGCCACGAGTCCGACCCAGAGCCTGCGGGTGAATCTGACGGGCACAAACGAATTGAAACTGGTCGTGACCGATGCCGGAGACAACAACTGGTACGACCATGCCGACTGGGCGGGAGCCAAGCTCAGCTGTACCGTGGGCACTCCCGCAGGCCCGCCACCCGCTGCCAGCATCGATGTGCCGGTCAGCGTTCCCGCCAGCATGAAGGCGTCGCCGTTCGATGTGCCGCGCACGCTGAAGGTGCCGCCGGGCTTCGCGGTTTCGGTCTATACCCGCATCAATCAGGCCCGCTTTCTGGCTCCGCTTCCCAATGGTGACCTGCTGGTGTCGCAGCCGAGTACGGGGAAGGTGCTGCTGGTGCGTGCGAATGCCGCCGGAGAGGGCGTGGTCAGCGACTTCGCCACGGGCCTGACCAGTCCGCACGATCTGGTGCTCGACACCCAGAACGGCGTGACCTGGCTGTATGTTTCGGAAAGCAACCGAATCAGCCGCTCGGTCTACAAGGCGGGGGACAGCAGCAGGCAGGCGGCTCAGACGGTGGTGGGTAGCCTGCCCGACGGCAGCACGCCCGAACTGAAAGGAGCCTACGCGCACGCCCTAAAAAACATCGCGCTCGACACCAACCACAGACTGTACGTTTCGGTGGCGTCCGCGACCAACAGCGACCCGGCAGATGTGACCGGCACCTTCAAACGCGCTGCCGTGTACGTCTACAATCCCGATGGCACCGGAGGGCGACTGTTCGCCCAGGGACTGCGAAATGCGGAAGGACTGGCGGTGATTCCGGGAAGTAGTGCGCTGTGGGTGATCGTCAACAACCGCGACAACATCGCCTATCCCTTCCACAACGACTGGCAAAGCGACGGCAGCGGCGACGACTACGGCAAGGTGATGCAGTCGTATGTCGACAATCACCCGCCGGAGGAGTTTACCAGCGTGCGCGACGGTGGGAATTACGGCTGGCCCTACTGCAATCCCAACCCCGATGCCGGTGTGGACAACATGCCGTTTGACCGCGATGTACAGAACAACGCCGACGGCAGCAAGCTGAACTGCGGCAGTATCGACCGCATTAGCAAGGGCATCCAGGCGCATTCTGCGCCGCTCGGCCTGAGCTTTCTGCAAGGCTCGAAGGTGCCGAGCGTTTACCAGCGTGGCGCGGTCGCGGCGCTGCACGGCTGCTGGAACTGCTCGAAACTGGTGGGAAGCAAGGTGGTGTACTTTCCCTGGACTGCCTCCGGAACGCCGGGCACCGAACAGGATCTGGTGAGCGGCTGGGTAACCGACGCCGTGAATAAAGTGCGCTGGGGCCGTCCGGTAGACGTCGTTCCAGACGCGGCAGGCAATCTCCTGATCTCGGACGACACTGCCAACGCCGTATACAAACTCAGCCCAAAACCCTGA
- a CDS encoding hydroxypyruvate isomerase family protein: MNVRQSFTWWSFAGRGLDTDGLLSGAARIGYAAVELIPQELWSRARHFGLQISAMNGHASIEEGLNRRAHHERIVRELETNVRMAADQGIPNLICFSGNRAGQPDGEGASITAEVLRRISPIAEHAGITLVLELLNSRVDHPDYQCDHLQWGLDVTKAVNSPAVKLLYDIYHAQVMDGNLIHSIRAHHASIGHYHTAGCPGRHELDDTQEIQYPPVLRAIAATGYDGYLAHEFVPTGETLQALRAAYLLTEQAVSTKDDGREDGVNNVL; this comes from the coding sequence ATGAATGTACGGCAATCGTTTACCTGGTGGAGTTTTGCAGGGCGTGGCCTGGACACCGATGGCCTGCTTTCGGGTGCTGCAAGGATCGGGTACGCCGCTGTGGAACTCATTCCCCAGGAACTGTGGAGCCGGGCACGCCACTTCGGCCTCCAGATCTCAGCCATGAACGGTCATGCCTCCATCGAAGAAGGCCTCAACCGCCGCGCCCACCACGAGCGGATCGTGCGCGAACTGGAAACCAACGTCAGGATGGCCGCCGATCAGGGTATTCCCAACCTCATCTGCTTCAGTGGGAACCGGGCGGGACAGCCGGACGGCGAGGGAGCGTCGATCACCGCTGAAGTGCTGCGCCGCATCTCACCCATCGCTGAACATGCGGGCATCACCCTGGTGCTGGAACTGCTGAACAGCCGCGTCGATCATCCGGATTACCAGTGTGATCATCTTCAGTGGGGTCTTGACGTGACCAAAGCGGTGAATTCGCCAGCCGTCAAACTGCTCTACGACATTTACCACGCTCAGGTCATGGACGGGAACCTGATCCACAGCATTCGCGCACACCACGCGTCCATCGGCCACTACCACACCGCTGGGTGCCCAGGCCGCCATGAACTCGACGACACCCAGGAGATTCAGTACCCGCCGGTTCTGCGGGCCATCGCCGCCACCGGATATGACGGCTACCTGGCTCACGAGTTCGTGCCGACAGGGGAGACGCTTCAGGCACTTCGAGCCGCCTACCTGCTGACCGAGCAGGCGGTGTCTACCAAAGATGATGGCAGGGAAGACGGCGTTAATAACGTTCTGTAG
- a CDS encoding EAL domain-containing protein, producing the protein MNDAVQHLDVLLRQGRQLRGSDDVRAALLFEQVVMTARMHSAFPVLADALNALAGIEHSRGDSQSALTHLEEALSIRQILDDQGGSAAVLCNLGAVYLDLGSFNLALEYLLRADRVAEQAGPARAAMVAANLAKSYDALELPGEAHTQYTRALSFAQLADQPLGEMTVMINHADLLRRQGHFDEALTLLKSALALGGHHGGLAANAWHCLGQLQRDQGKLELALTHFDTALAMPEADIDLVLHVRCDASEVLLDLQRQEEARLLLDAALPDAKASRRMRVQARILALQARVQEQDGELSQALISLRQAHTAETEVLRAEAEQRTRELAARSELERDRQRLENEQARYAAERAAKEQLEREQAGRLLEFERLALYDALTGLPNRLLLSERARTALHEAAVRHTSVAVGVMDLNKFKAVNDTYGHHIGDLLLKEIAARLPPAVGVHDTVARTGGDEFVFLLQASRQEVVPLARQIIETFDEPFLLNDVELHMRPSLGFALYPDDASDLDTLLAQADEAMYRAKALGSTLEIGTSGGTLAPATLESALHGALAGGEFHLVYQPLEDPRGRWHSVEALLRWRSRTYGNVTPDQFMPLAERSGLSLPLGAWTLAAVCQALAQLPSLGAAINLSARQLADPELPALLQRTTAEFGVSPSRLSLEIREELVARAPERARTALNALHSTGVRLTLDDFGGGHAHFAGLQTLPIHAVKLDRSLVQGLDRGPSGMALLGAVAQLARALDLEVIAKGVETPAQRTQLSSLGVHRLQGFLVSPPLELPDLKTWASTALEAQPNRLRHAVEDATKI; encoded by the coding sequence GTGAACGATGCAGTCCAGCACCTCGACGTTCTGCTCCGTCAGGGCCGTCAGCTGCGGGGAAGTGATGATGTGCGTGCGGCGCTGCTCTTTGAGCAGGTGGTGATGACGGCCCGCATGCACAGCGCTTTCCCGGTGCTGGCAGATGCCCTCAATGCTCTGGCGGGGATCGAGCACAGCCGAGGCGACAGTCAGAGTGCTTTAACCCATCTGGAAGAAGCACTCTCGATTCGTCAGATTCTGGACGATCAGGGAGGCAGCGCGGCGGTGCTGTGTAACCTCGGGGCCGTTTACCTGGATCTGGGCAGTTTCAATCTGGCGCTGGAGTACCTGCTGCGGGCTGACCGGGTGGCCGAACAGGCAGGGCCAGCCCGCGCCGCGATGGTGGCAGCCAATCTCGCGAAATCCTATGACGCCCTCGAACTTCCTGGAGAGGCCCATACGCAGTACACGCGAGCGTTGAGCTTCGCGCAGCTTGCAGATCAGCCCCTGGGCGAGATGACCGTCATGATCAATCACGCCGATCTTCTGCGGCGGCAGGGCCACTTTGACGAAGCGCTGACCCTTCTGAAGAGCGCCCTGGCCCTGGGTGGGCACCACGGTGGACTGGCAGCCAACGCCTGGCATTGTCTGGGCCAGTTACAGCGGGACCAGGGAAAGTTGGAACTGGCACTCACGCACTTCGACACGGCCCTGGCGATGCCGGAAGCAGATATCGATCTGGTGCTGCATGTCCGCTGTGATGCCAGCGAGGTTCTGCTGGATTTGCAGCGTCAGGAAGAAGCGCGTCTTCTGCTCGACGCTGCATTGCCGGACGCCAAAGCCAGTCGCCGGATGAGGGTGCAGGCACGCATCCTGGCGCTTCAGGCCCGAGTACAGGAGCAAGACGGTGAGCTGAGCCAGGCACTGATCTCATTACGTCAGGCCCATACGGCGGAAACCGAGGTGCTGCGTGCTGAAGCGGAGCAGCGGACCCGTGAACTCGCAGCGCGGAGCGAACTTGAGCGTGACCGTCAGCGCCTGGAAAACGAGCAGGCCCGCTACGCCGCAGAACGTGCCGCCAAAGAGCAACTCGAACGCGAGCAGGCCGGTCGTCTGCTGGAATTCGAACGGCTGGCGCTGTATGACGCCCTGACAGGACTGCCCAACCGCCTGCTGCTGTCTGAACGAGCACGCACGGCTCTGCACGAGGCGGCTGTGCGCCACACGTCTGTCGCAGTCGGCGTGATGGATCTCAATAAGTTCAAGGCCGTCAACGATACCTACGGACACCATATTGGCGACCTGCTGCTGAAAGAGATCGCTGCCCGGTTGCCGCCCGCTGTGGGCGTACACGATACGGTGGCCCGGACAGGTGGCGACGAATTTGTGTTTTTGTTGCAGGCCAGTCGGCAGGAGGTCGTTCCCCTGGCCCGGCAGATCATCGAAACGTTCGATGAGCCGTTTCTGTTGAACGATGTCGAACTTCACATGCGTCCGAGTCTGGGCTTCGCCCTGTATCCCGACGACGCTTCGGATCTGGACACCCTGCTCGCACAGGCCGATGAGGCCATGTACCGAGCAAAAGCGCTCGGTAGTACGCTGGAGATTGGGACGAGTGGCGGCACCCTGGCACCGGCGACGCTGGAATCGGCCCTTCATGGTGCCCTGGCGGGGGGCGAATTTCATCTGGTCTATCAGCCGCTCGAAGATCCCAGGGGTCGCTGGCACAGTGTCGAAGCGCTGCTGCGTTGGCGCAGTCGAACGTACGGGAATGTCACGCCCGATCAGTTCATGCCGCTGGCCGAGCGCAGCGGCCTGAGCCTCCCGCTGGGTGCCTGGACACTGGCTGCCGTGTGTCAGGCCCTGGCCCAGCTACCGAGTCTGGGTGCGGCCATCAATCTGTCGGCCCGTCAGCTTGCCGACCCGGAATTGCCCGCCCTCCTTCAACGAACGACCGCTGAATTTGGCGTCTCACCGTCTCGTCTGTCCCTGGAGATTCGTGAGGAACTAGTCGCGCGTGCTCCTGAACGCGCACGCACTGCTCTCAATGCGCTGCACTCCACGGGCGTGCGCCTGACCCTCGACGACTTCGGTGGTGGGCATGCCCATTTTGCTGGACTCCAGACGTTACCGATTCACGCGGTCAAACTTGACCGTTCTCTGGTGCAGGGGCTGGACCGGGGCCCCAGCGGCATGGCCCTGTTGGGTGCCGTAGCACAGCTGGCACGCGCCCTCGACCTCGAAGTGATTGCCAAGGGAGTCGAAACCCCAGCGCAGCGCACCCAGTTAAGCTCGTTGGGTGTTCACCGCTTACAGGGCTTTCTGGTGTCACCCCCGCTCGAACTGCCAGACCTGAAAACATGGGCTTCAACGGCTCTGGAGGCTCAGCCGAACCGTTTGCGCCACGCTGTGGAAGATGCCACCAAAATTTAG
- a CDS encoding S8 family serine peptidase: MPSPSLSVSSLSLTSPINRTLLVDHASFMAEGAKWWAEGAKWWAEGGAKWWAEGGAKWWAEGGAKWWAEGVFQPLPANSALLRAVKIDVAQARAPHMGRNVIVAVIDSGIDLEHPMLRAALLPGRDFVDNAADPSEQGSDLDAAYGHGTAVAGVVRQVAPAASILPLRVLSPDGSGEARNVASAIRFAVDHGAQIIHLSIAASVSNEGVRAALQYAVSRRVLVVAACGNDGSDRCEAPANSLAGKNPLGRFGVSVSAVNTDGSFPSWSTRGGEVLAPGVAIQSAYPQGRTVIASGSSFAAPLVTGALALALAEGKDPAVLAARLSSGTLLDAAQLLQ, translated from the coding sequence TTGCCGTCTCCTTCCCTGAGCGTTTCCAGCCTCTCGCTGACCTCTCCGATCAACAGAACCCTGCTCGTTGATCACGCCAGCTTTATGGCGGAGGGCGCGAAGTGGTGGGCCGAGGGTGCCAAATGGTGGGCGGAAGGAGGCGCCAAGTGGTGGGCAGAAGGAGGCGCGAAGTGGTGGGCGGAAGGAGGAGCCAAATGGTGGGCCGAAGGGGTCTTCCAGCCACTGCCTGCCAATTCGGCGCTGCTCCGCGCCGTGAAGATCGATGTGGCTCAGGCCAGAGCGCCCCACATGGGCCGAAACGTGATCGTGGCTGTGATCGACTCCGGCATCGACCTCGAACACCCGATGCTCAGAGCCGCGCTGTTACCGGGCCGCGACTTCGTGGACAACGCTGCTGACCCGTCAGAACAGGGGAGCGACCTCGACGCCGCCTACGGGCATGGGACGGCAGTGGCGGGCGTGGTTCGCCAGGTGGCACCTGCGGCGAGCATTCTGCCCCTGCGCGTGTTAAGTCCCGACGGTTCTGGAGAGGCACGCAACGTGGCCAGTGCCATTCGCTTCGCGGTGGATCATGGCGCGCAGATCATTCACCTGAGCATTGCCGCTTCGGTCTCCAATGAAGGCGTGCGGGCCGCCCTCCAGTACGCCGTCTCTCGGCGTGTCCTGGTGGTCGCTGCCTGCGGCAATGACGGCAGTGACCGCTGCGAGGCTCCTGCCAACTCCCTGGCCGGAAAAAATCCCCTCGGGCGATTTGGCGTTTCTGTCAGTGCGGTCAATACAGACGGCTCGTTTCCCAGCTGGAGTACGCGGGGCGGTGAAGTGCTGGCCCCTGGCGTGGCGATTCAGAGTGCGTATCCCCAGGGACGAACGGTGATCGCCAGCGGCTCCTCGTTTGCGGCACCATTGGTGACCGGCGCACTTGCCCTGGCATTGGCAGAAGGCAAAGACCCCGCCGTGCTGGCCGCCCGCCTGAGTTCAGGCACGCTGCTCGATGCCGCTCAGTTGCTCCAGTAA